A portion of the Deltaproteobacteria bacterium genome contains these proteins:
- a CDS encoding sigma 54-interacting transcriptional regulator translates to MMLKDSPEFLMKIIPDTFFRALIDSAYFGILAVDREGGVFYANQAAKKLLGYEDVTDFASMRIADMDAQLWEDYRKIIGTGVPQLNVPYSHRGSNVISHRTPIEAEGEIIGIVSVFQSLEEYEKLAMDIFRVREYADEIEAIIGSSYDGIYVTDGDANTIRVNAAYEKITGIKAAEVLGRNMRDLVREGYYDESVSLKVLEKRETITIRQTLKSGKEILVTGNPIYDEAGNIKMIVTNVRDMTELVELNKRLEASLGLTTAYKERLQELQRSAVRQSDLIRVSEAMLHVYDLVERVCMTDATVLIYGETGVGKDRVAEEIHDKSKRSESGIFVKINCGAIPETLLESELFGYDKGAFTGAKREGKAGLFEVADGGTLFLDEVESMPLVLQSKLLRVLQNFEITRVGGTVPKKVDVRLICASNQDLKELIERKEFRADLYYRLNVVPIYVPPLRERRDDIPYLINLFLKQFNEKHGRNMMLSRDSFDMLCHYNWPGNVRELANVIERLVVVTSDSIIYPHHLPLEFCEKVRYDTLSGDVTLKEHLEKVEMAVIRNAVEKYGSARKAAPHLGIDPSTLTRKLKKSTTNG, encoded by the coding sequence ATGATGCTGAAAGACAGCCCGGAATTCCTGATGAAGATCATTCCCGATACGTTCTTCCGGGCATTGATCGATTCCGCCTATTTCGGAATTCTCGCGGTCGACCGGGAGGGGGGTGTGTTCTACGCCAACCAGGCGGCGAAAAAACTCCTGGGCTATGAGGATGTTACGGACTTCGCATCAATGCGTATCGCTGACATGGATGCCCAACTCTGGGAGGATTACAGAAAGATCATCGGCACGGGGGTTCCCCAGTTGAACGTGCCCTATAGTCACCGGGGCAGTAACGTGATCAGTCACCGTACGCCCATTGAAGCGGAAGGTGAGATAATCGGGATCGTCAGCGTGTTCCAGAGCCTCGAGGAGTATGAGAAGCTTGCCATGGACATATTCAGGGTCAGGGAATATGCCGACGAAATAGAAGCGATCATCGGCTCGTCGTACGACGGCATCTACGTGACCGACGGAGACGCCAACACGATCAGGGTCAACGCCGCCTATGAGAAGATCACCGGTATCAAGGCCGCCGAGGTGCTGGGAAGGAACATGCGGGACCTTGTCAGGGAGGGGTATTATGACGAGAGCGTATCACTGAAGGTCCTCGAAAAGCGGGAGACCATCACCATCCGCCAGACGCTGAAATCGGGCAAGGAGATACTGGTAACGGGCAATCCCATCTATGACGAGGCGGGCAACATCAAGATGATCGTTACCAACGTGCGGGATATGACGGAGCTGGTCGAGTTGAACAAACGCCTGGAAGCGTCGCTGGGGTTGACGACGGCCTACAAGGAGCGGCTCCAGGAACTGCAGCGATCGGCCGTCCGGCAGAGCGATCTGATACGGGTGTCCGAGGCCATGCTCCATGTCTATGATCTGGTTGAGCGGGTATGCATGACGGACGCGACGGTCCTGATATACGGTGAGACCGGCGTAGGTAAGGACCGGGTGGCCGAGGAGATACACGACAAGTCGAAGCGCTCCGAGAGCGGCATATTTGTCAAGATAAACTGCGGTGCCATTCCCGAAACGCTCCTCGAAAGCGAACTGTTCGGCTACGACAAGGGGGCTTTTACCGGGGCGAAGCGGGAAGGCAAGGCGGGGCTCTTCGAGGTGGCCGACGGGGGGACGCTGTTCCTCGATGAAGTGGAATCGATGCCGCTGGTCCTGCAGTCAAAGCTGCTGCGGGTGCTTCAGAACTTCGAGATCACCCGGGTCGGTGGAACTGTGCCGAAAAAGGTCGACGTCCGCCTGATCTGTGCCTCGAATCAGGACCTGAAGGAACTGATCGAAAGAAAGGAATTCAGGGCGGACCTTTACTACCGGCTGAACGTGGTCCCCATTTATGTCCCGCCCCTGCGGGAACGGAGGGACGACATTCCCTACCTGATCAATCTTTTTCTCAAGCAATTCAATGAGAAACACGGGAGGAACATGATGCTCAGTCGTGATTCCTTCGACATGCTCTGCCATTATAACTGGCCGGGGAATGTCCGCGAACTGGCAAACGTCATCGAGCGGCTCGTGGTCGTCACCTCGGACAGCATCATTTATCCCCATCACCTTCCCCTGGAGTTCTGCGAAAAGGTCCGGTATGACACGCTGAGCGGCGACGTAACGCTCAAAGAACACCTGGAAAAGGTTGAAATGGCGGTCATCAGGAACGCCGTCGAAAAATATGGAAGTGCCAGAAAGGCGGCACCCCATCTCGGCATCGATCCCTCCACGCTCACGCGCAAGCTGAAAAAAAGCACCACTAACGGTTAA